The DNA region TCAGATGCCTTCATTCTTGAGGGACGCTCTCCATTTCGAGGTCCAATCATCTGGATCAATTTCTGCCTTACCCTACGCAGCTATGGGAATCGCCCTAGGCTTAGCCGGCTACCTGGCCGATTGGTTCCAGATCCGGAACATCCTAACAACCACCCAGGTCCGACGGAACTTCAACTGCCTATCCTTCATAACCCAAGCGGCGTTCATGACCACGGGCGCTCTGATCCTTCGAGCGGTCCCCACGATCATCTGCATTACCGTGGCCATTGCGATGGGGGCGTTCGCTTGGTCCGGCTACGGAGTGAACGCGCTGGATCTGTCACCGAAAAGTGCCGGAGTGATCATGGGGATCGTCAACTCGGTCAGCACGTTGGCCGGGATCATTGCGCCCGTTGTGACAGGGTTGTTGACGAGCAACAAAACGGCCGACGAGTGGCGGTTGGTGTTCTTCATTACGGCCGGGGTGAACATGGTGGGATTCGTGGTGTACTGGTTCTGGGCGTCCGGGGAACTGCAACCGTGGTCGATCGAGGTGCAGGAACGGAAGAGGGTGGAAAATGGAGCTGATAAGAAGGGCTTCGACAATAGATTAAGTGTTGAAGATTGAACTGTTTGTCAGATGTTGTGGTTTAGGCTTTAGTTCAGTGAATCTGTAATTTATTTAGTTACCACAATAAAcctaatttgaacaatttgtttgTGAATCCTTTTAACCAACTACCGTCCCACGACTGTCCAATCAAAGGGTTTTCGAATGGAAAACGAACCAAATTATGTTGTTAGCGCATCCCTATAAACTATTCATTGAGATGTAATGACCAACTGTTAGCGGTCGTTCGCTTGTGACGACACTCTTATCATTCAGTCACCTGAAGACGGTGGTTTTGTGCAGTTCTAACATTTTTGCAGGTCACAGGAGAAAATAAACGATGGACGCGAAGGCAAGCAGCGAGCTAAGGTAAGATGTGGTTATTCAAAGATTTCGTTCAAAACTTCATCAAAAAATGTCTTCAGTGACGGAATCGACGCTCCCCGGTGGATGTTCTGGAAGCGTCGTCGCTACATCGTAGTTCTGATGGCCTTTCTGGGTTGTCTGGTGATGTACGCCATGTGGGTGGCGATGAGTATTGCCGTCGTAGCGATGACCGAGAAACGGGCGATCTCATTTCAGAATGGAACCGTTGGATATGTGagtttattcttttttgtttgtttcaataGGGATAATAAGTGTTGAATATCGTAGGAACAAGCCTTCGATTGGAGCAGCCAGGTTCGAGGTAACATCTTGAGTTCGTTCTTCTGGGGGTATTTAGTCACGCAACTTCCGGCCGGGGTTCTGGGCAACCGACTTGGAGCAACTAACGTAACTTTCCTTCAAAAGATCATGACCACTTAATCGCTCAGTTTCTTCCAGATCCTAGGCATCGGCTTAGGCTTCACAACTGTTCTAACGCTGCTCACTCCTCTGTCGGCCTACGGAGGCGTTAGCTGGCTCATCGTGAACCGAATCCTGCAAGGGATGGCCCAAGGAGTTGCCCTGCCGTGTTTGCACGGAATCTGGTCCAAATGGGCACCGCCAAGTGAACGATCGCGCATGGTGCTGATCAGTTTGGTGGGCATGTTTGCCGGTACGATCTTGGCCATGCTCGTAACGGGAGCAGTTTCGAAGCGCTGGAACTGGGAAAGTGCCTTCTACATCTTTGGAGTGATTGGTTGTATTTGGTTCGTTGCATTTTTTCTCATGATTCATCCCACTCCGGAGCAGGACCGCATCATTTCGAAGGCGGAAAAGGAGTTCATCATGAAAAGTCTCGGTAACGTCGAAGGTCAATCAGGCGGGATCAAGCATCCCTGGAAGGGAATTCTGACTTCTAAGCCGGTCTTTGCCATTCTGGTGTCCGGATTCTGCCAGAGCTGGGGCTTCTACAACATGTTGACTCAACTTCCTTCGTTTTTGAAAGGTACCTAAACCAAATATGAACCACTGGTGATCTCTACGTTTCAACTCTTCCCTCAGACGCTCTTCACTTTGACGTCGAACACTCCGGATCAATCGCAGCCCTCCCCTACCTCGGCATGGGACTCATGCTGAACGTATCCGGCTACCTCGCCGATTGGTTCCAGATCAAGGGGATCCTGACGACAACCCAAGTGCGAAGGTACTTCAACTGCGGCTCCTTCCTAGTCCAAGCCACCCTGACGATCATCGGTGCCGCGATCCTTCGCTCAATCCCCACCATCACGTGTCTTACGCTGGCAGTTTCGATGGGAGCATTCGCATGGTCCGGGTACCTGGTGAACCATCTGGATTTGTCGCCCAAGAGTGCCGGCGTCCTGATGGG from Culex quinquefasciatus strain JHB chromosome 3, VPISU_Cqui_1.0_pri_paternal, whole genome shotgun sequence includes:
- the LOC6039444 gene encoding vesicular glutamate transporter 2 isoform X1: MDAKASSELSDGIDAPRWMFWKRRRYIVVLMAFLGCLVMYAMWVAMSIAVVAMTEKRAISFQNGTVGYEQAFDWSSQVRGNILSSFFWGYLVTQLPAGVLGNRLGATNILGIGLGFTTVLTLLTPLSAYGGVSWLIVNRILQGMAQGVALPCLHGIWSKWAPPSERSRMVLISLVGMFAGTILAMLVTGAVSKRWNWESAFYIFGVIGCIWFVAFFLMIHPTPEQDRIISKAEKEFIMKSLGNVEGQSGGIKHPWKGILTSKPVFAILVSGFCQSWGFYNMLTQLPSFLKDALHFDVEHSGSIAALPYLGMGLMLNVSGYLADWFQIKGILTTTQVRRYFNCGSFLVQATLTIIGAAILRSIPTITCLTLAVSMGAFAWSGYLVNHLDLSPKSAGVLMGIGNSASTIAGIIAPAVTGLLTSDKSPDEWRAVFYITAGLQLVGLVVYWFWASGELQPWSIEVQEKERVKVAGTDGGRQFERNLSVVDLEGGLKSKY
- the LOC6039444 gene encoding vesicular glutamate transporter 2 isoform X2 — encoded protein: MDAKASSELSDGIDAPRWMFWKRRRYIVVLMAFLGCLVMYAMWVAMSIAVVAMTEKRAISFQNGTVGYEQAFDWSSQVRGNILSSFFWGYLVTQLPAGVLGNRLGATNILGIGLGFTTVLTLLTPLSAYGGVSWLIVNRILQGMAQGVALPCLHGIWSKWAPPSERSRMVLISLVGMFAGTILAMLVTGAVSKRWNWESAFYIFGDRIISKAEKEFIMKSLGNVEGQSGGIKHPWKGILTSKPVFAILVSGFCQSWGFYNMLTQLPSFLKDALHFDVEHSGSIAALPYLGMGLMLNVSGYLADWFQIKGILTTTQVRRYFNCGSFLVQATLTIIGAAILRSIPTITCLTLAVSMGAFAWSGYLVNHLDLSPKSAGVLMGIGNSASTIAGIIAPAVTGLLTSDKSPDEWRAVFYITAGLQLVGLVVYWFWASGELQPWSIEVQEKERVKVAGTDGGRQFERNLSVVDLEGGLKSKY